A single genomic interval of Methylocystis sp. IM3 harbors:
- a CDS encoding DUF882 domain-containing protein has protein sequence MTTRRAKARHRSSSPLSLALGCLGAFVSILAPSMTETAVANGDTRTIYLHHAHTGEDIAATYLVNGQYDSRVLEQLNWFLRDWRRDEPTNMDPRLFDVVWEAYRTAGAGNQVINVVSAYRSPETNAMLRARSRAVAKYSQHMLGKAMDTTMPGMPMSEIREIGMRMQRGGVGYYPNANTPFVHLDVGNVRSWPRMTYEQLVRLFPDGKTVHLPTNGQPLPAYEEAKAEIEARGNGAYVAAAPRRTFGGFLAALFGGGGGEDEDAEIAAPPPSTRKQWAALAPRGRGSQADYEAGGEEGAVAAAPPGRRGRSQFARAEADLPRGETVMSATGAVAIAPDPVRAPQSAAPIPPENLTEAPAEEERRRHFANVPLPPRGRPASLDETAPEEASATSSLQDGENSESVSARHYAKAPLPPRRPASLTASAEPELQSAGRHGERERAAALPPETAEAQPVKDDPALAYAPAAADEAAQELDAGKPLRRAAAQKGDLVPARLDRSNFNTLTAATPASRASARSVLGAPITAVRSAARAAEAGSVLLPPARPARLVGFATPDAPPADKFAPGAARSHPASQKNETPKK, from the coding sequence AAAGCCAGACACAGGTCAAGCTCGCCGCTCTCCCTTGCGCTCGGCTGTCTCGGCGCCTTCGTCTCGATCTTGGCGCCGAGCATGACGGAGACCGCCGTCGCGAACGGCGACACACGCACAATCTATCTGCACCACGCCCATACCGGCGAGGACATTGCCGCCACCTATCTCGTCAACGGCCAGTATGACAGCCGGGTCCTGGAGCAGCTCAACTGGTTCCTGCGCGACTGGCGGCGGGACGAGCCCACCAATATGGATCCCCGTCTGTTCGACGTGGTGTGGGAGGCGTATCGTACGGCGGGCGCCGGCAACCAGGTCATCAATGTCGTTTCGGCCTATCGCTCGCCCGAAACCAACGCCATGTTGCGCGCCCGCTCGCGCGCCGTCGCCAAATATTCACAGCATATGCTCGGCAAGGCGATGGATACGACCATGCCCGGTATGCCGATGTCCGAGATACGCGAAATAGGCATGCGGATGCAGCGCGGCGGCGTCGGTTATTACCCCAACGCCAACACGCCCTTTGTCCATCTTGATGTGGGCAATGTGCGGTCCTGGCCGCGCATGACCTATGAGCAGCTTGTCCGCCTCTTCCCGGACGGCAAGACGGTTCATCTTCCGACGAACGGTCAGCCGCTTCCTGCCTATGAAGAAGCGAAAGCGGAGATCGAAGCCCGTGGCAACGGCGCCTATGTCGCGGCCGCGCCGCGCCGGACCTTCGGCGGCTTCCTCGCCGCGCTCTTTGGCGGCGGCGGCGGAGAAGACGAAGACGCCGAGATTGCGGCGCCGCCGCCAAGCACTCGCAAGCAATGGGCCGCCCTGGCCCCGCGTGGACGCGGATCACAGGCTGATTATGAAGCCGGCGGCGAAGAGGGCGCTGTCGCCGCAGCGCCTCCCGGTCGCCGAGGCCGCAGCCAGTTTGCCCGCGCGGAAGCCGACCTTCCCCGTGGCGAGACGGTCATGAGCGCGACAGGCGCTGTGGCGATCGCGCCGGACCCGGTCCGTGCGCCCCAATCGGCTGCGCCCATCCCGCCAGAGAATTTGACTGAGGCGCCGGCTGAAGAAGAGAGGCGGCGCCACTTCGCCAATGTGCCGCTCCCCCCGCGAGGCCGCCCGGCTTCTCTCGACGAGACCGCGCCGGAAGAAGCGTCAGCGACCAGCAGCCTCCAGGATGGCGAAAATTCGGAAAGCGTCTCGGCGCGCCATTATGCAAAGGCCCCCCTGCCGCCCCGTCGCCCAGCAAGCCTGACGGCTTCGGCGGAGCCTGAGCTGCAGTCGGCCGGCCGGCACGGCGAGAGAGAGCGCGCCGCCGCCCTCCCCCCCGAAACGGCCGAAGCCCAGCCAGTCAAGGACGACCCTGCCCTTGCCTATGCGCCGGCCGCCGCCGACGAAGCGGCGCAGGAGCTGGATGCTGGGAAGCCATTGCGCCGGGCGGCAGCCCAGAAGGGCGACCTCGTTCCCGCACGTCTCGACAGATCCAATTTCAACACGCTGACGGCCGCGACGCCAGCGTCGCGCGCCTCCGCCCGTTCGGTTCTTGGCGCGCCCATTACGGCTGTACGCTCGGCGGCGCGCGCCGCAGAAGCCGGCAGCGTGTTGCTGCCCCCCGCGCGCCCCGCACGTCTTGTCGGCTTCGCGACTCCCGACGCGCCCCCCGCGGACAAATTTGCGCCGGGCGCAGCGCGCAGCCATCCTGCCAGCCAGAAAAACGAGACCCCCAAAAAGTAG
- a CDS encoding alpha/beta hydrolase has product MAPGVAVLVGVALGGCAAPIGMLEPAPVPAPDATHLDILVATTRAASTDAGVLFSGERGEASLASFVVSIPSDERRQIGQVQWPRTLPPDPNTEFATLDIKRLSGSRQFESWLGRHADKNRRVLVFVHGFNTRFETALFSFAQIFHDSGAQAAPILFSWPSRGGVFNYVYDRESAAFSRDALEKLLRRLAASPDVREITVLAHSMGAWLTMESLRQMAIRDGRLPGKVQNVILASPDLDVDVFRAQFRSFGEKRPSIVVFLSRQDRALQLSRGIGGNVERLGAIDPSEQPWIGEKGVEVVDLSDTAGADPLRHSKFAQNPDVVRFLGEELINGASRAPPTGFGERMGELSTGVAQGVGGVAGIAVNAPIAIVDPDFRRAYADRLQQFREAVNSAVASGPDR; this is encoded by the coding sequence TTGGCGCCGGGCGTCGCCGTGCTGGTCGGCGTTGCGTTGGGCGGCTGCGCTGCGCCCATTGGCATGCTTGAGCCGGCGCCGGTTCCGGCGCCCGACGCGACGCATCTCGACATTCTGGTCGCTACGACGCGCGCTGCGTCGACGGACGCCGGCGTTCTTTTTTCGGGAGAACGAGGCGAAGCGTCGCTTGCAAGTTTCGTCGTGTCGATCCCGTCAGATGAACGCCGGCAGATCGGTCAGGTTCAGTGGCCGCGGACGCTGCCGCCCGACCCCAACACCGAATTCGCTACGCTCGACATAAAGCGGCTTTCTGGATCCCGGCAGTTCGAGAGCTGGCTGGGGCGGCATGCCGACAAAAATCGTCGTGTCCTGGTGTTCGTGCATGGATTCAACACGAGGTTCGAAACCGCCCTTTTTAGCTTTGCGCAGATATTCCACGACTCGGGGGCGCAAGCGGCTCCGATATTATTCAGTTGGCCGTCTCGTGGCGGCGTTTTCAACTACGTTTACGATCGCGAGAGCGCCGCCTTCTCGCGGGACGCGTTGGAGAAATTGCTGCGACGGCTCGCGGCGAGCCCGGACGTTAGAGAAATAACCGTGCTGGCGCATTCAATGGGCGCCTGGCTCACCATGGAATCGCTGCGCCAGATGGCGATACGTGACGGCCGCCTGCCCGGTAAAGTCCAGAACGTCATCCTCGCCTCGCCGGATTTGGACGTCGATGTGTTTCGCGCGCAATTCAGGAGCTTTGGAGAGAAGCGCCCGAGCATTGTCGTATTTTTGTCTCGGCAGGATCGCGCGCTTCAGCTGTCGCGCGGCATTGGCGGGAATGTCGAGCGGCTTGGGGCCATCGACCCGTCCGAGCAGCCATGGATCGGCGAAAAAGGCGTGGAGGTGGTCGATTTGAGCGACACAGCGGGGGCCGATCCGCTGCGCCACAGCAAGTTCGCTCAAAACCCGGATGTGGTCCGTTTTCTTGGGGAGGAATTGATCAATGGAGCCTCCCGCGCGCCGCCAACGGGTTTCGGAGAGCGCATGGGAGAACTTTCGACGGGCGTCGCGCAAGGCGTAGGGGGCGTGGCCGGCATCGCCGTCAACGCTCCGATCGCGATTGTCGATCCTGATTTTCGTCGCGCTTATGCGGATCGGCTTCAGCAATTTCGGGAGGCGGTCAACAGTGCGGTTGCCTCTGGCCCCGATCGGTGA
- a CDS encoding HAD-IC family P-type ATPase, giving the protein MSDQQLYSPENWHALQFQEALRRLDSDPSRGLSSSEAARRLGEYGRNRLPEGAKRGPWMRFFHQFDNILVYILLAAGFVKLMLGLWLDASIITGVVIINAALGFLQEGKAEKALESIRNMLSSDARALRDGEPRVVAADELVPGDIVLLESGDRIPADLRLVDVKNLRADEAALTGESVPADKTTEAVAENATVGDRDDMAFSGTLVVSGRAIGVVVATGAQTELGRINQMLAAVDALETPLLRQIKDFGHTIAKVIGFVSVAVFAYGRWVRDLPFVEAFQAVVGIAVSVIPEGLPALITITLAIGVQRMAQRHAIIRRLPAVETLGSVSRICSDKTGTLTLMEMMVASAVTADANYRVTGDGYASDGQILVDGEPAASAAALRQMGMVSALCNDSELREVDGVWKAEGDPTEAALYPFAIKLGLDRGAERQKLPRIDAIPFESEHKFMATLHEGGDGDRLLFVKGAPEVILAHCDRQETEKGFEPLRRDYWEAAADRLAAQGERVLALAGLRDPSFEKAGLGPGDLPKTLVLYGIVGLMDPPRKEAVEAVAECHNGGIRVTMITGDHKITAAAIAKLLGIGDGRTAVAGTEIEAMNDGALQEAVKDVDVFARASPEHKLRLVKAIQANGQVVAMTGDGVNDAPALKRADIGVAMGIKGTEVTKEAAAMVLADDNFASITAAVREGRTVYNNIEKALLFMLPTNVAQALVILVAIVAGFMLPITAPQILWVNMVTSVALGLVISFEPHECDVMRRAPRAVSRPILDGFAVWRVIFIGVALLVLTLAAFFWMKSLHASDELARTVAVNTLVVGQIFYLLNSRFKTESSLSLSAHLGNRYLPLGIAAVVILQLLFTYAPPLQRLFGTQSVPMNVWPWLFLGGLVFFLTVEAEKFLVRAFGLVGVRGGKQQAGTVSVTRAPSAPAHAVASGSGAWQAWAGALAVAALIGGEIFVFFRAAPDQPLSSVAAPSHLSSQAVLSAARPTDTRAPVDVFASTSGTIIAILCEEGAAVKAGEICAKLDPASFREAIVREKDALAKALQRQQASAAVVAAATADVERKRRAQGRVPARPAPEKARAVLERATARAETDKAAVEQARAALATAERSLAQVDIVAPIPGTISSVGSVGATVEPGKPPAAFSIAPDSPHESKGDSLPDSSAAP; this is encoded by the coding sequence AGTCGATCCGCAACATGCTCTCCTCCGATGCACGTGCGCTCCGCGACGGCGAGCCTCGCGTGGTTGCGGCTGACGAACTCGTTCCAGGCGACATCGTGCTGCTGGAGTCTGGCGATCGTATCCCTGCGGATTTGAGGTTGGTCGACGTCAAGAATCTCCGGGCCGACGAAGCGGCTCTCACCGGCGAATCCGTGCCGGCCGACAAGACGACGGAGGCTGTTGCCGAAAATGCGACGGTCGGCGACCGCGACGACATGGCGTTTTCCGGGACCCTGGTCGTATCAGGCCGCGCCATCGGCGTGGTCGTTGCGACGGGGGCGCAAACCGAACTCGGCCGGATCAACCAGATGCTCGCCGCCGTGGATGCGCTCGAAACGCCGTTGCTCCGGCAGATCAAGGATTTCGGCCATACAATCGCGAAAGTGATCGGATTCGTCAGCGTCGCGGTTTTCGCCTATGGGCGCTGGGTTCGCGATCTTCCTTTCGTCGAAGCTTTCCAGGCGGTTGTCGGCATTGCGGTCTCTGTCATTCCGGAAGGCCTCCCCGCGCTGATCACGATCACGCTGGCGATTGGCGTGCAGCGCATGGCGCAGCGCCACGCGATCATCCGTCGGTTGCCCGCGGTCGAAACGCTGGGATCAGTGTCGCGCATCTGTTCCGACAAAACCGGCACCCTGACCTTGATGGAGATGATGGTCGCCTCGGCAGTCACGGCCGACGCGAATTACCGTGTGACGGGCGATGGCTATGCGAGCGATGGTCAAATTCTCGTCGACGGCGAACCCGCCGCCAGCGCCGCCGCGCTGCGCCAGATGGGAATGGTCTCGGCGCTGTGCAACGATTCCGAGTTGCGCGAGGTCGACGGAGTATGGAAGGCGGAAGGCGACCCGACCGAGGCGGCGCTTTATCCCTTCGCAATAAAACTCGGGTTGGACCGCGGCGCCGAACGACAAAAGCTTCCTCGCATCGACGCGATTCCCTTCGAGTCGGAGCACAAATTCATGGCGACCCTGCACGAAGGAGGGGACGGTGACCGCCTCCTCTTCGTCAAGGGCGCGCCGGAAGTCATTCTCGCCCATTGCGATCGCCAAGAGACAGAAAAAGGCTTCGAGCCCCTGCGGCGCGACTACTGGGAGGCTGCCGCCGATCGACTGGCCGCGCAGGGCGAACGCGTCCTCGCTCTTGCCGGTTTGCGCGATCCATCCTTTGAAAAAGCAGGCCTTGGCCCAGGAGATCTGCCGAAGACCCTGGTGCTGTATGGCATTGTGGGTCTCATGGATCCGCCCCGCAAGGAGGCCGTGGAAGCGGTTGCCGAATGTCACAACGGCGGCATTCGCGTCACCATGATCACGGGCGACCACAAGATTACCGCCGCGGCAATCGCCAAACTGCTCGGCATTGGCGACGGCAGGACCGCAGTCGCGGGGACCGAAATCGAAGCGATGAACGACGGTGCACTACAGGAGGCCGTCAAAGACGTCGATGTTTTCGCGCGCGCCAGTCCCGAACATAAACTGCGTCTGGTCAAGGCCATTCAGGCCAATGGTCAGGTGGTGGCGATGACGGGAGATGGCGTCAATGACGCTCCGGCGCTCAAGCGCGCCGATATTGGCGTCGCCATGGGGATCAAGGGCACGGAAGTGACGAAAGAGGCGGCTGCGATGGTGCTGGCCGACGACAATTTCGCGTCGATAACGGCAGCCGTGCGCGAAGGAAGGACAGTATACAACAATATCGAGAAAGCGCTCTTATTCATGCTGCCGACCAACGTCGCGCAGGCGCTTGTGATCCTTGTCGCGATCGTCGCCGGCTTCATGTTGCCGATCACCGCGCCCCAGATCCTGTGGGTCAATATGGTGACGTCGGTCGCGCTCGGGCTTGTGATCTCCTTCGAACCTCACGAATGCGACGTCATGCGGCGGGCGCCGCGCGCCGTCTCGCGGCCGATACTGGACGGCTTTGCAGTATGGCGGGTGATCTTTATCGGCGTTGCGCTCCTAGTTCTCACGCTTGCGGCGTTCTTCTGGATGAAATCCCTCCACGCATCGGATGAACTGGCGCGCACGGTCGCCGTCAATACATTGGTCGTCGGTCAGATTTTCTATTTGCTCAACAGCCGGTTCAAGACGGAATCCTCCCTGTCTCTCTCGGCGCATCTCGGAAATCGTTATCTGCCGCTCGGAATCGCCGCGGTCGTGATTCTACAACTTCTTTTCACCTACGCGCCCCCGTTGCAGCGTCTCTTCGGCACGCAATCGGTGCCCATGAATGTCTGGCCTTGGCTGTTTCTTGGCGGTCTCGTCTTCTTCCTTACCGTCGAAGCGGAGAAGTTCCTTGTCCGCGCCTTTGGTCTTGTCGGCGTGCGAGGCGGTAAGCAACAGGCCGGGACCGTTTCGGTGACGCGGGCGCCTTCGGCCCCTGCTCACGCCGTGGCGTCTGGGTCGGGGGCGTGGCAGGCGTGGGCCGGCGCTCTTGCGGTCGCCGCGCTGATTGGCGGCGAGATCTTCGTTTTCTTCCGCGCTGCGCCAGATCAGCCGCTTTCATCCGTCGCGGCCCCCAGCCACTTGTCGTCACAGGCGGTCCTCTCCGCCGCGCGGCCCACGGATACCCGCGCGCCCGTCGACGTCTTTGCGTCGACGTCGGGCACGATCATCGCCATTCTTTGTGAGGAGGGCGCCGCGGTGAAGGCCGGTGAAATATGCGCCAAGCTCGATCCCGCCTCCTTTAGGGAAGCCATCGTGCGCGAGAAAGACGCGCTTGCGAAGGCTTTGCAACGACAACAGGCGAGCGCGGCGGTCGTCGCTGCGGCTACAGCGGACGTCGAGCGCAAACGACGTGCGCAAGGTCGAGTTCCCGCGCGACCGGCGCCAGAGAAAGCGCGGGCCGTCTTGGAGCGAGCCACAGCGCGAGCAGAGACCGACAAAGCTGCGGTCGAACAGGCGAGGGCTGCTTTGGCGACGGCGGAAAGGTCCCTCGCGCAAGTCGACATTGTTGCGCCCATCCCCGGCACGATCTCGTCAGTCGGGAGCGTGGGTGCGACGGTCGAGCCTGGCAAACCGCCGGCGGCTTTCTCAATCGCACCGGACTCTCCGCACGAAAGCAAGGGAGATTCGCTGCCCGACAGTTCTGCCGCCCCGTAG